Proteins from a genomic interval of Streptomyces sp. Tu6071:
- a CDS encoding LysM peptidoglycan-binding domain-containing protein — protein MLSGNGRHRRPRQAPALVIAAGVTGSAIAIPLLGAGTASADQGPWDRLVECETGGDWAADNGNDYYGGLQLSDEEWEANGGLDLAPRADMATPAQQIQVGQRILATQGPSAWPGCALSAGLTAEDGSTASTPAPQDTPSATETGKAQTDKQDKKEKKGKEADASSSSSASADPSASKTPDADASGEAPSADASASPSGKDKDGATGKDGAAGQSRGKHAKPDSSASSSETADATGSASPSESTTVPGGDPSGETSATSGDDRDSGADRSAPGGRHAATDTEGQKGADGADKTDAYKVREGDNLWSIAEAHELADGWTGLYEQNKKIIGTDPDLILPGQSLDLGADSGR, from the coding sequence ATGCTCTCCGGGAACGGTCGCCACCGACGCCCCCGCCAGGCCCCGGCCCTTGTCATCGCGGCAGGGGTCACCGGCTCCGCCATCGCCATCCCCCTCCTCGGCGCGGGGACCGCGAGCGCCGACCAGGGTCCCTGGGACCGCCTCGTGGAGTGCGAGACCGGCGGCGACTGGGCGGCCGACAACGGCAACGACTACTACGGCGGCCTCCAGCTCTCCGACGAGGAGTGGGAGGCCAACGGCGGTCTCGACCTCGCGCCCCGTGCCGACATGGCGACGCCCGCCCAGCAGATACAGGTGGGTCAGCGCATCCTCGCGACCCAGGGCCCCTCCGCCTGGCCCGGCTGCGCCCTGAGCGCCGGGCTCACCGCCGAGGACGGCTCGACGGCCTCGACGCCCGCACCGCAGGACACGCCGAGCGCCACGGAGACGGGCAAGGCGCAGACGGACAAGCAGGACAAGAAGGAGAAGAAGGGCAAGGAGGCGGACGCTTCCTCCTCGTCCTCGGCGAGCGCCGACCCCTCCGCCTCGAAGACGCCCGACGCCGACGCCTCCGGCGAGGCCCCCTCCGCCGACGCCTCCGCGAGCCCCTCCGGCAAGGACAAGGACGGCGCCACGGGCAAGGACGGCGCCGCGGGGCAGAGCCGCGGCAAGCACGCGAAGCCCGACTCCTCCGCCTCGTCCTCCGAGACCGCGGACGCCACCGGCTCCGCCTCGCCCTCCGAGTCGACCACCGTCCCCGGCGGCGACCCCTCCGGCGAGACGTCCGCCACGTCGGGCGACGACCGCGACTCCGGTGCCGACCGCTCCGCCCCCGGCGGGCGTCACGCGGCCACGGACACGGAGGGTCAGAAGGGTGCGGACGGGGCGGACAAGACGGACGCGTACAAGGTGCGCGAAGGGGACAATCTCTGGAGCATCGCCGAGGCGCACGAGCTCGCCGACGGCTGGACCGGGCTCTACGAGCAGAACAAGAAGATCATCGGGACTGACCCGGACCTCATTCTTCCTGGCCAGAGCCTGGATCTTGGTGCGGATTCAGGGCGATAA
- a CDS encoding transglycosylase family protein — translation MLFSGKAKHRRRRTTRIVAFAGVTGAAIAVPLMATGSASAASTSTWDAVAQCESGGNWSINTGNGYYGGLQFSQSSWAAAGGTQYASRADLATKDQQIATAERLLDMQGPGAWSCAGAGNLSNDGVDPGVNPSGGGQQSQPQERSSSDQSASRSQERQAPQQQHTTPKSTTGTVKTDTGITVPKGDGEYKVVKGDSLSEIAQKHHVSGGWNKLFELNKDIVKDADLIYPGQQLHLS, via the coding sequence ATGCTGTTTTCCGGCAAGGCCAAGCACCGTCGCCGTCGTACCACCCGAATCGTCGCGTTCGCCGGTGTCACCGGTGCCGCGATCGCCGTCCCGCTGATGGCGACCGGCAGCGCCTCCGCCGCCTCGACCTCCACCTGGGACGCTGTCGCCCAGTGCGAGTCCGGCGGCAACTGGTCCATCAACACGGGCAACGGCTACTACGGTGGCCTCCAGTTCAGCCAGTCCTCCTGGGCCGCCGCCGGCGGCACCCAGTACGCCTCGCGCGCCGACCTGGCCACCAAGGACCAGCAGATCGCCACCGCCGAGCGCCTCCTCGACATGCAGGGCCCGGGTGCCTGGTCCTGCGCCGGCGCCGGCAACCTCAGCAACGACGGCGTCGACCCGGGCGTCAACCCCAGCGGTGGCGGTCAGCAGTCGCAGCCGCAGGAGCGTTCCTCCAGCGACCAGAGCGCCTCGCGCAGCCAGGAGCGCCAGGCCCCGCAGCAGCAGCACACCACCCCGAAGTCGACCACCGGCACGGTCAAGACCGACACCGGCATCACCGTCCCGAAGGGCGACGGCGAATACAAGGTCGTCAAGGGCGACAGCCTCAGCGAGATCGCCCAGAAGCACCACGTCTCCGGCGGCTGGAACAAGCTCTTCGAGCTGAACAAGGACATCGTCAAGGACGCCGACCTCATCTACCCGGGCCAGCAGCTCCACCTCAGCTGA